CGGGCACGGCGAGGCGGGTGCGGCCGGCCTGGTGGCCGCCGATGGTCTCGAGCGCGGCGCCGAGGATGGAGACGTCGAGGCCGAACTCGCGGCTCAGCTGCGCGATGATCGGGCGGTCGGCGCTCAGGCCCGTGTAGGTGATGTCGATGATGCGGTGGTTGGGCATGTAGTGCGCCTCGCCGACCGGGAAGAGCTCGGCGGCGACGCGGCTGCCCGGGGTGCGGATGAGCTCGTCGAGGCTGCCCTGCTCGATCACCCTGCCCGTCTCCATCAGGGCGGCGGCGTCGCAGATGCGCTTGACGACCTCCATCTCGTGCGTGATGAGCAGCACGGTGAGGCCGAGCTCGCGGCTGAGTCGACGGATGAGCTCGAGGATCGAGCGGGTCGTCTCGGGGTCGAGGGCGCTGGTGGCTTCGTCGCTGAGCAGCACGTCGGGGCCGGAGGCGAGCGAGCGGGCGATGCCGACGCGCTGCCGCTGGCCACCGGAGAGCTGAGCGGGGCGGTCGTCGGCGCGGTGGGCGAGACCGACGAGGTCAAGCATCTCGAGCGCCTTGGGGCGGCGATCCTTCTTGGCCGTGCCGACCGCCTCGAGCGCGAACTCGACGTTCTGCGCCACCGTGCGGTTGCCGACCAGGTTGAAGTGCTGGAAGACCATGCCGATCTTGTGGCGGGCGTTGAGCAGCGCCTTGCCCTCGAGCGCGGTCACCTCGAGCCCGTCGACGACGACGCGCCCGCTGTCGGGACGCTCGAGCGCGTTGACGGTTCTGAGGAGCGTCGACTTGCCGGCGCCCGACTGCCCGACGACGCCGAAGATCGAGCCGCGCGGCACCTCGATGCTGACGTCGGCGAGCGCGACAACGGCGTCAGGCCCGTCGCCGAAGCGGCGGCTGACGTGCTCGATCGAGATCATGGGGCTCCCCGGGTGCCTTGGCGGGCGGATGCGTGGGTCACCCTCCAGTCTCTCACGCTGTCAGATAGCGGGGCGAGATGTGACGATCTGTGACGCCCGCCTCGGTGGTCGAGTAGCCGCGCAACGCGCGGCGTATCGAGACCACGCCAGTTCTCCCGCTTAGGCTGGTCAGCAACCGGGGGAGGCGTCCGTGAAGAAGCAGATCAACGTCGTCGGTGCAGTGATCGTCAAGGATGGCGAGATCCTGTGCGCGCAACGTGGTGAGGGCGGGTCGCTCGCCGGCATGTGGGAGTTCCCGGGCGGGAAGATCGAGCCGGGCGAGACCCCGCAGGAAGCACTGCAGCGCGAGATCGATGAAGAGTTGCTGTGTGAAGTGCGCGTTGGCGACCACGTCGAGACCACCGCGTATGACTACGACTTCGGCGTCGTGACGCTGACGACCTACTACTGCGAGTTGGTCTCCGGCACGCCATCGCTGACTGAGCACGCGGCCGTTCTTTGGCTGGCGCCCTCAGACCTCGACCAGCTCGATTGGGCGCCTGCAGACGTCCCCGCGGTCGATCGCATCCGGTCAAAATTCGCAGTCAATGCCGCCTGAGCCGGGCGGGAGCTCAGACCTCGAACTCGACGTCAACTACGGCTACCTCGCACGCGGGGTCCGCGCTCCTCGCAAGGCGCATCCGCAGGTCATTTTCAACAGCGATGGCGCATCGATGCTGCGCGCGCTGCGCGAGGAATTGAAGCGGAGCTCGTCCTTCACCTTCTCTGTCGCTTTCGTCTCGGCGCGAGCAATCGCCCTGCTGAAGCAGGAGCTCGCCGAGTTCGAGGGCAAGGGGCGGATCATCACGTCCGACTACCTCGGGTTCAACTCGCCCGCCGCCTTCGGTGAACTGCTCAACCTCGCACACCGAGGCTTCGACATTCGCTTGCACGATCAGTCCGCGTTTCACCCGAAGGGCTATGTCTTCGAGCACGCCGATCACATGACGGCGATCGTCGGCAGCTCGAATCTCACGGCTGGCGCTCTGGTCTCGAATCTGGAGTGGAATCTCCGTGTCTCGTCGACGCACGAGAGCGACCTGACGGATCAGTTCGGTGCGCTCATCGCTCGGCAGCTTGAAGATTCCGTGCCGTTGACGCGCGAGTGGGTCGATCGCTACGCGGAGCAGTACATGGCTCCGCCAAGTCGACCGTCGTCTCCCGTCGAGCGCCAGCTTCGCCGTCGATTTGACGCGGGCATCGCACCGTCGATTGGCGAGTCGCTCGTTCTGCACCAGAGCGGTGGAGCGACACCTGAGGTCGAAAGGATTGTGCCGAACGCGATGCAGCAGGAAGCTCTGCTTGCGATCGAGTCGATGAGGCGCGATGGCAAGCAACGTGCCGTCGTGATCTCGGCGACCGGCACAGGCAAGACCATCTTGTCTGCGCTCGACGTGCGATCCGTTGCCCCCAAGCGGATGCTGTTTGTGGTGCATCGTGAGCAGATCCTCGATCGCGCGATCCAGGAGTTCCAGCGCGTGCTCGGTGCTCCCTCTGAGGACTTCGGCAAGCTCAGCGGTGGCTCAAAGGAGTCGGATCGCCGATACGTGTTCGCGACGATCCAGACTCTGTCGCGGCCAGACACGCTCGCGGGTATTGCACCCGACGCGTTCGACTACATCCTCGTGGACGAGGTGCATCGTGCGGGTGCTTCCTCCTATGCGAAGGTGCTCGAGCACTTCAAGCCTGCGTTCTTGCTCGGAATGACGGCGACGCCCGAGCGCAGCGATGGGTTCAATGTCTTCGAGCTATTCGACTTCAACGTGCCCTACGAGATCCGGCTCAACAAGGCTCTCGAGTCCAACATGCTGGCGCCGTTCCACTATTACGGCGTGACCGACGTGGAGTTTGACGACGGGACAACGATTGATGAGCTCTCGAGTGTCTCGAGGCTTGCCTCCACGCTTCGAGTCGACCACATCGTCGACGCCATCACGACCTACGGCCACGCAGGGGTGCCGGTGCGCGGCCTCATGTTCTGCAGCCGCAAAGAAGAGGCGCACGCGCTTTCGGCCGCGCTGAACGAGCAGGTCATCTACGGGCATCGACTGCGCACGGTCGCATTGACCGGAGACGACTCGATCGAGAGGCGCGAGCACGTCGTCCAGCAGCTCGAGGCGGGCCTGCTCGACTACATCCTGACGGTCGACATCTTCAACGAGGGCGTCGACATCCCCTCGGTCAACCAGGTCGTGATGCTCCGCCAGACGCAGTCCGCGATCGTCTTCGTGCAGCAACTCGGACGCGGCCTTCGCAAGGCGCCGGGCAAGGATTATCTGGTCGTCATCGACTTCATCGGCAACTACTCCAACAACTTCCTGATCCCCGTCGCGCTCTTTGGAGACGACTCGCTCAATCGGGAGTCCGTCCGACAGCACCTGATCTCCGCGGAGGAGGTCGGCGTCATCGCAGGCCTGTCGAGCGTCCGATTCGACCGGATCGCGCAGGAGCGAGTACTGCGGTCGCTAGCCATGACACAGCTCGACAGCATGCAGCGGCTGAAGCAAGCAGTCGAAACCCTTCAGAACAGACTCGGCCGCCTACCCTCACTCCATGACTTCCTCCGGTTCGAGAGTGCTGACCCCGTGGTCTTGGCCACACACTCCGGCAACTATCCGGCGCTGCTTGAGCGCCTGACTAAGACGCACACAGGGCTGCGCCCGAGCGAGCTTCGGGCCCTTACGTTCCTGTCGATTGAAGCCCTAGCTGCGAAGCGGGTCGACGAGCTGCTGATTCTTCGCACCTTGCTCAATG
The window above is part of the Agrococcus sp. ARC_14 genome. Proteins encoded here:
- a CDS encoding ATP-binding cassette domain-containing protein; amino-acid sequence: MISIEHVSRRFGDGPDAVVALADVSIEVPRGSIFGVVGQSGAGKSTLLRTVNALERPDSGRVVVDGLEVTALEGKALLNARHKIGMVFQHFNLVGNRTVAQNVEFALEAVGTAKKDRRPKALEMLDLVGLAHRADDRPAQLSGGQRQRVGIARSLASGPDVLLSDEATSALDPETTRSILELIRRLSRELGLTVLLITHEMEVVKRICDAAALMETGRVIEQGSLDELIRTPGSRVAAELFPVGEAHYMPNHRIIDITYTGLSADRPIIAQLSREFGLDVSILGAALETIGGHQAGRTRLAVPGDASVALRVIDSLTAQGVTAWEVLA
- a CDS encoding DEAD/DEAH box helicase yields the protein MPPEPGGSSDLELDVNYGYLARGVRAPRKAHPQVIFNSDGASMLRALREELKRSSSFTFSVAFVSARAIALLKQELAEFEGKGRIITSDYLGFNSPAAFGELLNLAHRGFDIRLHDQSAFHPKGYVFEHADHMTAIVGSSNLTAGALVSNLEWNLRVSSTHESDLTDQFGALIARQLEDSVPLTREWVDRYAEQYMAPPSRPSSPVERQLRRRFDAGIAPSIGESLVLHQSGGATPEVERIVPNAMQQEALLAIESMRRDGKQRAVVISATGTGKTILSALDVRSVAPKRMLFVVHREQILDRAIQEFQRVLGAPSEDFGKLSGGSKESDRRYVFATIQTLSRPDTLAGIAPDAFDYILVDEVHRAGASSYAKVLEHFKPAFLLGMTATPERSDGFNVFELFDFNVPYEIRLNKALESNMLAPFHYYGVTDVEFDDGTTIDELSSVSRLASTLRVDHIVDAITTYGHAGVPVRGLMFCSRKEEAHALSAALNEQVIYGHRLRTVALTGDDSIERREHVVQQLEAGLLDYILTVDIFNEGVDIPSVNQVVMLRQTQSAIVFVQQLGRGLRKAPGKDYLVVIDFIGNYSNNFLIPVALFGDDSLNRESVRQHLISAEEVGVIAGLSSVRFDRIAQERVLRSLAMTQLDSMQRLKQAVETLQNRLGRLPSLHDFLRFESADPVVLATHSGNYPALLERLTKTHTGLRPSELRALTFLSIEALAAKRVDELLILRTLLNEGEVPKERLAEALAPDSYTSPGSHVESALRVLSLEFATEMEQKKYLAGVVERGGEDKVRLASSFADSYRDSPAFRRAVDDLILTGIELVQAHYQRGAPFTPGRQYSRKDAVRLLHWPKNSSSTVYGQRIDATTRTCLIFVTLQKSSEVEASTAYEDKLLDTLTMRWYTQSRKTLASRDVAQIVGNELDLHVFVKKSDVDGAQHYYLGSPRVDKTEQSTMVGKSGAQLPVVRTRLRFEKPIDAGLFDYFEPTLSE
- a CDS encoding (deoxy)nucleoside triphosphate pyrophosphohydrolase, yielding MKKQINVVGAVIVKDGEILCAQRGEGGSLAGMWEFPGGKIEPGETPQEALQREIDEELLCEVRVGDHVETTAYDYDFGVVTLTTYYCELVSGTPSLTEHAAVLWLAPSDLDQLDWAPADVPAVDRIRSKFAVNAA